One Mycobacterium kubicae genomic window carries:
- a CDS encoding CoA transferase: protein MPGPLEGVKVVELGVWVAGPAAAAIMADWGADVIKIEPPTGDPGRLFGRMLGCDLSVNPPFEMDNRSKRSIVLDLTTDPGRDTARQLLSDADVFVTNVRPGALSRLGLDYESVAGHNPRLVYGLVTGYGETGPDADRAAYDVAAFWSRAGVAHLLTRPGDTPPFQRGGMGDHSAGMSLAAAVCAALLARARTGTGQLVTTSLYRQGAYTVSFDLNTYLLTGQPIAVGQRETMGNPCMNNYAAGDGRRFWIVGLEVDRHWPALCRAVGRPDWLTDTRYADARSRAHNAAGLIAALDEIFATKPLDEWAEIFAAEPDFFWSPINSLEDVVADEQFHAAGGIVDVPDGQASVPMVASPADFHGTPWAPRSTAPELGQHTDEILAELAARRKL from the coding sequence GCCGGGACCGTTAGAGGGCGTGAAAGTCGTCGAACTGGGCGTGTGGGTGGCCGGGCCGGCCGCGGCGGCCATCATGGCGGACTGGGGTGCCGACGTCATCAAGATCGAACCGCCGACCGGTGACCCGGGGCGGCTGTTCGGCCGGATGCTGGGCTGTGACCTCAGCGTCAACCCGCCATTCGAGATGGACAACCGGTCCAAGCGCAGCATCGTGCTCGACCTGACCACCGACCCGGGGCGCGACACCGCACGCCAATTGCTGTCCGATGCGGATGTTTTCGTGACGAACGTGCGTCCTGGCGCGCTGAGCCGGCTAGGCCTGGATTACGAATCGGTGGCCGGCCACAATCCGCGGCTGGTCTACGGCCTCGTCACCGGCTACGGCGAAACAGGTCCCGACGCCGACCGCGCCGCCTACGACGTCGCGGCGTTCTGGTCACGCGCCGGTGTGGCTCATCTACTCACCCGACCCGGTGACACCCCTCCGTTCCAGCGCGGCGGCATGGGCGACCACTCGGCCGGCATGAGCCTCGCCGCGGCGGTGTGCGCGGCGCTGCTGGCCCGCGCGCGCACCGGCACCGGCCAACTGGTCACCACCTCGCTCTACCGCCAAGGCGCTTACACGGTCAGTTTCGACCTCAACACCTATCTGCTCACCGGCCAGCCCATCGCCGTCGGCCAACGGGAGACGATGGGCAATCCGTGCATGAACAACTACGCCGCGGGCGACGGGCGCCGCTTCTGGATCGTCGGACTGGAAGTCGACCGACACTGGCCGGCCCTGTGTCGCGCCGTCGGCCGACCGGATTGGCTGACCGACACCCGATACGCCGACGCCCGTTCCCGAGCGCACAATGCCGCGGGTTTGATCGCCGCATTGGACGAAATCTTCGCCACCAAACCGCTCGACGAGTGGGCCGAGATCTTCGCCGCCGAACCCGACTTCTTCTGGTCACCGATCAACTCACTCGAAGACGTCGTCGCCGACGAACAATTCCACGCCGCGGGCGGCATCGTCGACGTGCCGGATGGGCAGGCCAGCGTCCCGATGGTCGCCTCACCTGCGGATTTTCACGGTACGCCGTGGGCGCCACGCAGCACAGCACCCGAACTCGGTCAGCACACCGACGAGATCCTGGCCGAGTTGGCCGCGCGCCGAAAGCTTTGA
- a CDS encoding alcohol dehydrogenase catalytic domain-containing protein — protein MIHIRGAVLDRIGSPRPYAESKPISVGELDLDGPQRDEVLVRIEAAGVCHSDLSVVNGNRVRPTPMLLGHEAAGIIEAVGPDVDDVALGQRVVLVFLPRCGHCVACATEGLTPCEPGSAANTAGTLLGGGIRLDRGGHPVFHHLGVSGFATHAVVNRASVVPVPDDVPPRVAALLGCAVLTGGGAVLNVGDPRPGQTVAVVGLGGVGMAAVLTALTYSDVRVVGVDQLPEKLSAAQLLGAHETYTPQQAADAGLKAAVVIEAVGHPAALETSIALTAPGGRTITVGLPPPSARINVSPLGFVAEGRSLIGSYLGSAVPSRDIPRFVELWQSGRLPVEALVSSTIRLDEINEAMDHLADGTAVRQLITF, from the coding sequence ATGATTCACATTCGGGGCGCGGTGCTGGACCGAATCGGGTCGCCTCGGCCGTACGCGGAGTCGAAGCCGATCAGCGTCGGGGAGCTCGACTTGGACGGGCCGCAGCGCGACGAGGTCCTGGTCCGCATCGAAGCGGCCGGGGTGTGTCACTCCGACCTGTCGGTGGTCAACGGCAATCGGGTGCGGCCGACACCGATGCTGCTCGGGCACGAGGCCGCGGGGATCATCGAGGCGGTCGGTCCGGATGTCGACGACGTGGCGCTCGGTCAGCGCGTGGTGCTGGTGTTCCTGCCGCGGTGCGGCCATTGCGTGGCCTGCGCGACCGAGGGCCTGACGCCGTGTGAACCGGGCAGCGCGGCCAACACCGCAGGGACGCTGCTGGGTGGCGGGATCCGACTGGACCGCGGCGGTCATCCCGTCTTCCACCATCTGGGCGTCTCCGGTTTCGCGACGCACGCCGTGGTGAATCGGGCCAGTGTGGTTCCGGTGCCCGACGACGTGCCGCCCCGCGTTGCCGCTCTGCTGGGTTGTGCGGTGCTGACTGGCGGCGGCGCGGTGCTCAACGTGGGTGATCCTCGGCCGGGTCAGACGGTGGCTGTCGTCGGGCTCGGTGGGGTCGGCATGGCGGCGGTGCTGACCGCGCTGACCTACTCCGACGTGCGGGTGGTCGGCGTCGATCAGTTGCCGGAGAAGCTCTCGGCCGCGCAATTGCTGGGTGCCCACGAGACGTACACGCCGCAACAGGCGGCCGATGCCGGGCTCAAGGCCGCGGTCGTGATCGAAGCCGTCGGGCATCCGGCGGCGCTGGAGACCTCGATTGCGCTGACCGCGCCGGGCGGACGGACCATCACCGTGGGACTGCCGCCGCCCAGCGCGCGAATCAACGTGTCGCCGTTGGGGTTTGTGGCCGAAGGACGTTCGCTGATCGGCAGCTATCTGGGGTCGGCGGTGCCCAGCCGCGACATTCCCCGATTCGTCGAGCTGTGGCAGTCGGGCCGGTTGCCGGTGGAGGCGTTGGTGTCCTCGACAATCCGGCTGGACGAGATCAACGAGGCGATGGATCACCTGGCCGACGGCACGGCGGTGCGCCAGCTGATCACGTTCTGA
- a CDS encoding acyl-CoA thioesterase, with product MAEVSEVPSVPSAPDKLTSEDFPVLWPVLTRWADNDMFGHLNNAVYYQLFDTAINAWINISTGVDPLTIPALGIVAESGCRYFSELRFPESLEVGLAVTRLGRSSVTYRLGVFQTGAQGARPITALGHWVHVYVDRTTRKAVPIPTEIRELLSTACVK from the coding sequence ATGGCTGAGGTTTCTGAAGTCCCGTCGGTGCCGTCCGCGCCGGACAAGCTGACCAGCGAGGACTTCCCGGTGCTGTGGCCGGTGCTGACCCGCTGGGCCGACAACGACATGTTCGGCCACCTCAACAACGCCGTCTACTACCAGCTGTTCGACACCGCGATCAACGCTTGGATCAACATCAGCACCGGCGTCGACCCGCTGACGATCCCGGCGCTGGGCATCGTCGCCGAATCGGGCTGCCGCTACTTCTCCGAGCTGCGCTTCCCGGAAAGCCTCGAGGTGGGGCTCGCGGTCACCCGGCTGGGCCGCAGCAGCGTCACCTATCGGCTCGGCGTCTTCCAGACCGGCGCGCAGGGCGCCCGACCGATCACCGCGCTCGGACACTGGGTGCACGTCTACGTCGATCGGACCACCCGCAAAGCCGTCCCCATCCCTACGGAGATCCGTGAGCTGCTTTCCACGGCCTGCGTGAAATAA
- a CDS encoding SRPBCC family protein produces the protein MAVMSKTVEVDADAASIMAIVADIERYPEWNEGVKGAWVLARYDDGRPSQVRLDTSINGLEGIYIHAVYYPGENQIQTVMQQGDLFAKQEQLFSVVATGASSLLTVDIDVEPSMPVPAPMVKMMLNNVLDALAENVKKRAEQMSPN, from the coding sequence ATGGCAGTTATGAGTAAGACCGTCGAGGTCGATGCGGACGCCGCGTCGATCATGGCCATCGTCGCCGACATCGAGCGCTACCCCGAATGGAACGAGGGAGTCAAAGGCGCCTGGGTGCTCGCCCGCTACGACGACGGCCGTCCCAGCCAGGTCCGGCTCGATACCTCTATTAACGGCCTCGAAGGCATCTATATCCACGCCGTGTACTACCCGGGCGAAAACCAGATTCAGACCGTGATGCAGCAAGGCGACCTGTTCGCCAAGCAGGAGCAATTGTTCAGCGTGGTGGCGACCGGCGCCAGCAGCCTGCTGACCGTGGACATCGACGTCGAGCCGAGCATGCCCGTGCCGGCGCCCATGGTGAAGATGATGCTCAACAACGTGCTCGATGCGCTGGCCGAGAACGTCAAGAAGCGCGCCGAGCAGATGAGCCCTAACTGA
- a CDS encoding GntR family transcriptional regulator, translated as MNAPLSAKQRSRPLRRAQLSDEVAGHLRAAIMSGTLRPGTFIRLDETAAQLGVSITPVREALLKLRGEGMVQLEPHRGHVVLPLTRQDIEDIFWLQATIARELAAAATARISEREIGELERINDGLAAAVATGDAETIASLEFAFHRVFNQASGRIKLAWFLFNAARYMPAQMYAADPGWGVAAVDNHRSLIDALRRRDSTAVIEHTVWQFTDAARRLTEALDKTGIFS; from the coding sequence GTGAACGCACCACTGTCGGCGAAGCAGCGCAGCCGGCCGTTACGCCGCGCACAACTGTCTGACGAAGTCGCCGGGCACCTGCGCGCGGCCATCATGTCCGGGACATTGCGGCCGGGCACGTTCATCCGACTCGACGAGACCGCGGCCCAACTCGGGGTGAGTATCACCCCGGTGCGGGAGGCGCTCCTGAAGCTGCGCGGTGAGGGCATGGTGCAGCTGGAACCGCATCGTGGTCACGTCGTGCTACCGCTGACTCGCCAAGACATCGAAGACATCTTCTGGTTGCAGGCCACCATCGCGCGGGAATTGGCTGCAGCGGCCACCGCACGCATCTCGGAACGGGAGATCGGCGAACTCGAACGGATCAACGATGGGTTGGCGGCGGCCGTGGCGACCGGCGATGCCGAGACCATCGCCTCCCTCGAGTTCGCGTTTCATCGGGTGTTCAATCAGGCCAGTGGCCGGATCAAACTGGCGTGGTTCCTCTTCAATGCCGCGCGTTACATGCCGGCGCAGATGTATGCCGCCGACCCCGGTTGGGGCGTGGCCGCCGTCGACAACCACCGGAGCTTGATCGACGCGCTGCGACGCCGCGACTCAACCGCGGTGATCGAGCACACCGTCTGGCAGTTCACCGACGCGGCCCGCCGGTTGACCGAAGCCTTGGACAAGACGGGAATCTTCAGTTAG
- the fadD5 gene encoding fatty-acid--CoA ligase FadD5, protein MTAQLASQPIHSGHAPEQPYLARRQNWVNQLERHAMMQPHTPAIRFLGNTETWADLRRRVAALAGALSRRGVGFGDRVMILMLNRPEFVEAVLAANMLGAIAVPLNFRLTPTEIAFLVEDSAARVMVTESVLAPVAIGVRGIQPLLQTVVVAGGSTDDSALGYEDLIDEPGDEPEPVDIPNDAPALIMYTSGTTGRPKGAVLTHTNITGQTMTGLYTNGANINSDVGFIGVPLFHIAGIGNMFTGMLLGLPTVIYPLGAFDPAQLLDVLEAEKVTGIFLVPAQWQAVCAEQQARPRDLKLRVMSWGAAPAPDTLLRQMAEIFPGTQILAAFGQTEMSPVTCMLLGEDAIRKLGSVGKVIPTVAARVVDDNMNDVPVGEVGEIVYRAPTLMSGYWNNPEATAEAFAGGWFHSGDLVRMDDEGYVWVVDRKKDMIISGGENIYCAEVENVLAGHPRIVEVAVIGRADPKWGEVPIAVAAVTQGHLRIEELDEYLTERLARYKHPKALEVVDALPRNPAGKVLKTELRVRYGAPREGEIHSAAKDS, encoded by the coding sequence TTGACCGCGCAACTGGCCAGTCAGCCCATTCACTCCGGGCATGCTCCCGAGCAGCCTTATCTTGCCCGGCGGCAGAACTGGGTGAACCAGCTGGAGCGCCACGCGATGATGCAGCCGCACACGCCGGCCATTCGGTTTCTGGGGAACACCGAAACGTGGGCCGACCTGCGGCGCCGGGTCGCGGCGTTGGCCGGCGCCTTAAGCCGCCGAGGGGTCGGCTTCGGCGACCGGGTCATGATCCTGATGCTCAACCGCCCCGAGTTCGTCGAGGCGGTGCTGGCGGCCAACATGCTCGGGGCCATCGCGGTCCCGCTGAACTTCCGGTTGACGCCCACCGAGATCGCGTTTCTGGTCGAGGACAGCGCGGCCCGGGTCATGGTCACCGAAAGCGTGCTGGCTCCGGTGGCCATCGGGGTGCGCGGCATACAGCCGCTGCTGCAGACGGTGGTGGTGGCCGGTGGATCGACCGACGACAGCGCGCTCGGCTACGAAGACCTGATCGACGAGCCCGGCGACGAACCGGAGCCGGTCGACATCCCCAACGACGCACCCGCGTTGATCATGTACACCTCGGGCACCACCGGCCGGCCCAAGGGCGCGGTGCTCACCCACACCAACATCACCGGCCAGACCATGACCGGGCTCTACACCAACGGCGCCAACATCAACAGCGACGTCGGTTTCATCGGAGTGCCGCTGTTCCACATCGCCGGGATCGGCAACATGTTCACCGGCATGCTGCTCGGCCTGCCCACGGTCATCTATCCGCTGGGTGCGTTCGACCCGGCCCAACTGCTCGACGTCCTCGAGGCCGAGAAGGTCACCGGCATCTTTCTGGTTCCGGCCCAATGGCAGGCGGTGTGCGCCGAGCAGCAAGCGCGGCCCCGCGACTTGAAGCTGCGGGTGATGTCGTGGGGTGCGGCCCCGGCGCCGGACACGCTGCTGCGGCAGATGGCCGAGATCTTTCCCGGCACTCAGATCCTGGCGGCGTTCGGCCAGACCGAGATGTCGCCGGTCACCTGCATGCTGCTGGGCGAGGATGCGATCCGGAAGTTGGGCTCGGTCGGCAAAGTGATTCCGACGGTCGCAGCACGAGTGGTCGACGACAACATGAACGACGTACCCGTCGGCGAGGTCGGCGAGATCGTCTACCGGGCACCGACGTTGATGAGCGGTTATTGGAACAACCCGGAGGCCACCGCCGAGGCGTTCGCGGGCGGATGGTTTCATTCCGGAGACCTCGTTCGGATGGACGACGAGGGCTACGTCTGGGTGGTGGACCGCAAGAAGGACATGATCATCTCCGGTGGAGAGAACATTTACTGCGCTGAAGTCGAGAACGTTCTGGCCGGGCATCCCCGCATCGTGGAGGTCGCCGTGATCGGCCGGGCGGACCCGAAATGGGGCGAGGTGCCCATCGCCGTGGCGGCTGTAACGCAGGGGCACCTACGGATCGAAGAGTTGGATGAGTACCTGACCGAGAGGCTTGCTCGCTACAAGCATCCCAAGGCGCTCGAGGTCGTGGACGCGCTGCCGCGCAACCCCGCCGGGAAGGTGCTCAAAACTGAGCTGCGGGTACGATACGGCGCCCCTCGAGAGGGCGAAATTCACTCTGCCGCAAAGGATTCATAG